One Herpetosiphonaceae bacterium genomic window, GGAGGTGCGGCTTCAGGACGGGCAGAGCGTGACCGCCGATGAGAGCTACATCCGCGAGTCGATCCTGAACCCGAACGCGAAGATCGTCGAGGGCTACCAGCCGGTCATGCCCTCCTTCCAGGGCCAGGTCAGCGAAGAGCAAATCCTGGAGCTGATCAACTATATCCGGTCGCTGGGGACGACCGCAGGACCGTTCGAGCCGGAGGAGACGACCGAGCCGGAGGGGACAACCGAGCCGGAGGAGACGACCGAGCCGGCAATCACGGCAACGCCCGAATGAATTGGAGGCTGAGGGATGGCGGCTATTACAGCGCCGGTGAGCGCGCGCAAGCATTATCTCAACATCGACTACTCGTGGCGATCGTGGCTCCTGACCGTCGATCATAAGCGGATCGCGATCCTCTACCTGCTCTCGATCACGCTGTTCTTTTTCGTTGGCGGCTTCTTCGCCACGCTTCTGCGCCTCGAGCTGGTCACGCCCCAGGGCGATGTGGTTCAGGCCGAAACCTATAACAAGCTGTTTACGATGCACGGCGTGACGATGATCTTCTTTTTCCTGATCCCGTCGATCCCGGCGGTGCTGGGAAACTTTCTGCTCCCGCTGATGATCGGGGCGCGTGACCTCGCGTTCCCGCGACTCAACCTCCTGAGCTGGTATCTCTTCATGCTGGGTGCCCTGTCTGCGGTGGCGGCGATGGCGGCGGGCGGTGTGGACACCGGCTGGACCTTCTATCCGCCGTATAGCACCAGATCGTCGAACAGCCAGGTCGTTCTGACCGGCCTTGGCGCGTTCATCGCCGGGTTCTCGTCGATCCTGACCGGGCTCAACTTCATCGTCACGATCCATACGATGCGCGCGCCCGGCCTGACGTGGTTCCGCCTGCCGCTTTTCGTCTGGGCGCACTACGCCACCAGCCTGATCATGCTGCTGGGCACGCCCGTGATCGCGATCACGATCGCCCTGGCGGGGATCGAGCGGCTGCTGCGCATCGGCATCTTCGATCCGGCGCTGGGCGGCGATCCGGTGCTGTTCCAGCACCTGTTCTGGTTCTACTCGCATCCGGCGGTGTATATCATGATCCTGCCCGGCATGGGCGTGATCAGCGAGATCATCCCCTGCTTTGCGCGGCGGCGCATCTTCGGCTACCGATTTATCGCTTTCTCCAGCTTTGCGATTGCGATCATCGGGTTTCTCGCCTGGGGCCATCACCTGTTCGTCAGCGGCCAGTCGGTGTACGCGAGCATGACCTTCTCGGCAATCACCTATCTGGTGGCGATTCCATCGGCGATTAAAACCTTTAACTGGACGGCGACGCTCTACAAAGGCTCGATCGCGTACCGGACGCCGCTCTGGTACGCTCTGTGGTTCATCGGCCTGTTCGTGATCGGCGGCCTTACCGGCCTGTTTGTCGCCGCGCTGCCGGTGGATGTCCATGTGCATGATACCTACTTTGTCGTCGCGCACTTCCACTATATCATGGTGGGCGGGCAGGTGATGGCGTATCTGGCCGCGCTGCACTTCTGGTGGCCCAAGTTCAGCGGGCGGATGTATCCCGAAGGGCTGGCGAAGTTCGCGGCGTTCACGATCTTCATCGGCTTCAACCTGACCTTCTTTCCTCAATTCATTCTCGGCTACCTGGGCATGCCGCGCCGCTACTACACGTACGCGCCGGAGTTTCAGGTGTTGAACGTTCTGTCCACGGCGGGCGCGTCGATCCTGGCGTTTGGCTTCATCCTCCCGATGGTCTATTTCGTCTGGTCGCTGCGCTACGGACGGAAGGCTGACCCGAACCCGTGGGAGGCAACCGGCCTGGAGTGGCAGACCTCGTCACCGCCGACGACGCACAACTTCGAGCAGACGCCGGTGGTGACGCACGGGCCGTATGCGTACTCGCCTCAGGAGCCGCACGACTATTTACCGCAGGGGGTTGCTCGTGTCTGAGAGTGGTATAGCTCGCGGCCAGGTGGGCGTGGACGACGCACGAACGCGGATGGACGAGCCGAATCCTCTATCCGCGACCGTTGATCGGCATGGCTCGCCGTACCTGGCGCATCATTTCGACGATCTCGAACAGCAGTTTGAGTCCGCGCGGCTGGGAACCTGGGCCTTCCTGGCGACGGAGGTCATGTTCTTTGGCGGCATGTTCCTGGCGTACACGGTCTATCGCGGCGCGTATCCAGAGGCGTTTGCCGAGGCCAGCCACCACCTCGATTGGCGGCTTGGAGCGCTCAACACGATCGTGCTGCTGACCAGCAGCCTGACGATGGCGCTGGCCGTCTGGGCCGGGCAGACCGGCAGGCGCAGGCCGCTGATCATCTTTCTGGCGATCACGATGCTGCTGGGCCTGGTGTTCCTTGGCGTCAAGAGCGTCGAGTACACGGAGAAGTATCTTGAGGGCCATATGCCGCTGCTGGGCCTGCCCTTTGCCTGGGAGGGCGAGCACGCAGGCCAGGCCGCGCTCTTCTTTGACCTGTACTTCGTGATGACCGGGTTTCATGCGCTGCACATGATTATTGGCATCGGGATTATAGCGGTGCTGATCGGGCTGGCGTGGCGCGGTCGGTTCAACGCCCACTACTTCACGCCGATCGAGATGACCGGGCTCTACTGGCACTTTGTCGATATTGTCTGGGTGTTTCTGTATCCGCTGCTCTATCTGATCGGTGGAATCGCGCTGGGGGAGTAAGGCCATGGGACCATACGAGCAGCGGATACCGCGTGAGCAATCGTCGCACCATGATCCGATGGTGCATCACATCATTCCGGTCAGAACGTACCTGCTGGTCTTCGGGGTGCTCTTTGTCCTGTTCATTCTGACCGTGGTGGTCGCCTTCTTCGACCTGGGGCTGCTGAATTTTGTGGTGGCGATCTCGATCGCCGCCGCCAAGGCGGTCTTGATCATTCTGTACTTCATGCATGTGCGCTACAGCAGCCGCATGACCTGGGTCTTCGCCGGAGCGGCCTTCGTCTGGCTGGCGCTGATGCTGGGCATGACTATGGCGGACTATATCAGCCGATCCTGGCTGCCGATCTATCGCTGAGCGGCAGCGCGCGTCGCTTAGCCCGACGCGCGCTGGCTCCACGGCTCCGCCGCCGACACCAGCGGCACGCGCGCCCCTGCGACCTCCCAGCGCCGCCGAGCAACGGCGATACCGCCGCCGACCGTGATCAGCACGGCGCCGAGCCACACGAGCGCGATTGCTGGCTTGACGCTGACCGTGAACACGGCGCGGGCTGGCAGCACCGGCAGGTCGAGCCCCAGCACGCGCAGGCGGATCAGCTCGTCGCCTGCGCTGACGCGCTCCAGCACCAGATCGTTGCCGCCCGGCAGCCGCACCGGCAGCGATGTTCGTCCACGATCCGGCTCCAGACGCAGCCAGGGCGTGAGCACCTGCACCGTGCTCTCGTGGGTGATCGTCACGGTGCTGCCAATCAGCGCATACTCGGCGCTCGCCATATGATCCTGAAGGGCAAATCGATCGAAGCGGATTGCGTATGGGCCGATCTGCGCGTGCTCGCCCGGCGCGAGGATCGCCGTGCTGGGATCATCGGCTGGCACGTACTCCTCTGGCGAGATGTACAGATCTTGCCACAGCGAGCGCCGGATCGCCGGGGTGCGCACCCAGGCTCCCATGCGCTCGTTGAAGTACAGCTCAGGCAGGGCGACAAACGGCGTGTCGGTATCCCTGTCGGCGGTGAGGCGCAGCACGTGTTTGTTGTCGGGCCGTCCCTCGAAGCCCTCGAAGGTGAAGCTATGCCCATAGATCCGCTGTGTCTCGCCCTGGGGAAGGACCAGCTTTTCTTCGGGCGATGCATACGCCGACGAGCCGATCACGCCGACCAGCAGCACCGCCATGCCGACGTGCGCCAGATACCCGCCGATGCGCAGCCAGCCTGCGCGCAGCGTCTGCACGATCATCAGCAGGTTGGTTCCAGCGGCAAACGTGGCGATCAGCAAAAATGCCATCGAGCGCGGATCGCGCACGCCGAGCAGGATGCCGACGCTGGTCAGCAGCACCGCCAGCGCAAACGGCCAGCGCAGCAGACGCAGCAGCCGTGGCGCGCTCGTATCGCGCCAGCCGAGCAGCGGGCCGATCGCCATCAGCATCGCCAGGACGAGCGCCAGCGGCGGCGTTGTCTGCGTGAAGAACTCCGGCGTGAGCGAAAACCGTCCATCGCCGAGCGGCTGCCCGTTGAAGAGGGTCCCATCATCGATCGGAAACACCTGACGCACGATGCGCTCCAGCCGGAAGCTCAGGCCAGGGATCGAGGTGATCCACGGCATCGAGTTGCCAAAGGAGATCACCACGCCCAGCACCACAAACGTCAGGATCATCAGCACGAACATCGTATGGCGCGACAGCAGGACCTCGGAGAGCGGCCTGCGCGGAATATCGCGCCAGCGCAGCAGCAGCAGCAGCACGCTCGCGCTCAGGATCACGATCATCGTGCCGAGCATGATGCCCTTGAGTC contains:
- a CDS encoding cytochrome c oxidase subunit 3 family protein, translating into MDDARTRMDEPNPLSATVDRHGSPYLAHHFDDLEQQFESARLGTWAFLATEVMFFGGMFLAYTVYRGAYPEAFAEASHHLDWRLGALNTIVLLTSSLTMALAVWAGQTGRRRPLIIFLAITMLLGLVFLGVKSVEYTEKYLEGHMPLLGLPFAWEGEHAGQAALFFDLYFVMTGFHALHMIIGIGIIAVLIGLAWRGRFNAHYFTPIEMTGLYWHFVDIVWVFLYPLLYLIGGIALGE
- a CDS encoding cytochrome C oxidase subunit IV family protein, producing MGPYEQRIPREQSSHHDPMVHHIIPVRTYLLVFGVLFVLFILTVVVAFFDLGLLNFVVAISIAAAKAVLIILYFMHVRYSSRMTWVFAGAAFVWLALMLGMTMADYISRSWLPIYR
- the ctaD gene encoding cytochrome c oxidase subunit I yields the protein MAAITAPVSARKHYLNIDYSWRSWLLTVDHKRIAILYLLSITLFFFVGGFFATLLRLELVTPQGDVVQAETYNKLFTMHGVTMIFFFLIPSIPAVLGNFLLPLMIGARDLAFPRLNLLSWYLFMLGALSAVAAMAAGGVDTGWTFYPPYSTRSSNSQVVLTGLGAFIAGFSSILTGLNFIVTIHTMRAPGLTWFRLPLFVWAHYATSLIMLLGTPVIAITIALAGIERLLRIGIFDPALGGDPVLFQHLFWFYSHPAVYIMILPGMGVISEIIPCFARRRIFGYRFIAFSSFAIAIIGFLAWGHHLFVSGQSVYASMTFSAITYLVAIPSAIKTFNWTATLYKGSIAYRTPLWYALWFIGLFVIGGLTGLFVAALPVDVHVHDTYFVVAHFHYIMVGGQVMAYLAALHFWWPKFSGRMYPEGLAKFAAFTIFIGFNLTFFPQFILGYLGMPRRYYTYAPEFQVLNVLSTAGASILAFGFILPMVYFVWSLRYGRKADPNPWEATGLEWQTSSPPTTHNFEQTPVVTHGPYAYSPQEPHDYLPQGVARV
- the ccsA gene encoding cytochrome c biogenesis protein CcsA, with amino-acid sequence MYLLGTTLIVLVILSALIASACFTLVVSGRTALLRWGRAGVWSAVVGACAAALLLLALFVLQRYDVRYVYDYSSTDLELRFRVAAVWAGQPGSLVVWALVGLLCAPLLIRRTRQLEPYVLATLMLLQALILVFVLARNPFTPTVIDGVASRPDDGRGLNPILHNVWMVIHPPTLFTGYGLLGVPFCMALAGLWRRDYDGWVRAAMPWTIAGWGVLGLALTMGGYWAYESLGWGGYWGWDPVENAALVPWLTSTALVHGLLLQRTHGGLRRTNVALAILTYGFVLYASFLTRSGVLSNFSVHSFVEEGLKGIMLGTMIVILSASVLLLLLRWRDIPRRPLSEVLLSRHTMFVLMILTFVVLGVVISFGNSMPWITSIPGLSFRLERIVRQVFPIDDGTLFNGQPLGDGRFSLTPEFFTQTTPPLALVLAMLMAIGPLLGWRDTSAPRLLRLLRWPFALAVLLTSVGILLGVRDPRSMAFLLIATFAAGTNLLMIVQTLRAGWLRIGGYLAHVGMAVLLVGVIGSSAYASPEEKLVLPQGETQRIYGHSFTFEGFEGRPDNKHVLRLTADRDTDTPFVALPELYFNERMGAWVRTPAIRRSLWQDLYISPEEYVPADDPSTAILAPGEHAQIGPYAIRFDRFALQDHMASAEYALIGSTVTITHESTVQVLTPWLRLEPDRGRTSLPVRLPGGNDLVLERVSAGDELIRLRVLGLDLPVLPARAVFTVSVKPAIALVWLGAVLITVGGGIAVARRRWEVAGARVPLVSAAEPWSQRASG